One window of the Trifolium pratense cultivar HEN17-A07 linkage group LG2, ARS_RC_1.1, whole genome shotgun sequence genome contains the following:
- the LOC123907665 gene encoding GDSL esterase/lipase At4g10955-like, which yields MTSESTDNFYSSGPSHLTYVNWDNEYHRKSVASSLVNGVYVLENDRQKQRKGPDSLACKWWEFFHFKLLDTLIDDVDSSIFGAIYEFKPQPSMCNNKSPRYVIAFRGTIIKPESFLRDMELDLKILRHGLHRTSRAKIATEAVRKTVLDRVGGNGSKIWLAGHSLGSSIALHAGKTLAKSGIESFLFNPPFPSAPLDQIINNKKAKHGIRCVGSTLKFGVGFITMNSDKRRSSNDSFSALSAWIPNLFVNPSDCICSGYVGYFEHRSEMEKYGAGRIEKRATQISVGCEFMRALGMESEPLHLIPSAILKVNLTPQKNCIEAQGIDQWWKPNLQLKSEQQTY from the exons ATGACCTCTGAAAGTACTGACAATTTTTACAGCTCTGGACCCTCACATCTAACTTATGTCAATTG GGATAATGAATATCATCGAAAATCAGTAGCTTCTAGTTTGGTCAATGGTGTTTATGTTCTAGAAAATGACCGCCAAAAACAACGAAAAGGTCCCGATTCACTAGCATGTAAATGGTGGGAATTCTTCCATTTTAAGCTGCTTGATACACTTATTGATGATGTTGATAGTTCCATATTTGGTGCAATTTATGAGTTCAAGCCTCAACCATCAATGTGCAACAACAAAAGCCCGCGTTATGTAATTGCGTTTCGAGGGACTATAATTAAACCAGAGTCATTTTTGCGCGATATGGAGTTGGATCTAAAAATTCTCAGACATGGACTTCATCGAACTTCACGCGCGAAGATAGCTACCGAAGCTGTAAGAAAGACGGTACTGGATAGGGTTGGTGGTAATGGTTCCAAGATATGGTTGGCTGGTCATTCTCTAGGATCAAGTATCGCTTTGCATGCAGGCAAAACATTGGCTAAAAGTGGAATTGAATCTTTTCTTTTCAACCCTCCATTTCCATCTGCTCCACTTGATCAGATAATAAACAATAAGAAAGCGAAACATGGGATTCGATGTGTTGGCAGCACGCTAAAATTTGGAGTCGGCTTTATTACTATGAATTCGGATAAGAGAAGATCGTCCAATGATTCATTTTCTGCTTTGTCTGCTTGGATTCCAAACTTATTTGTGAATCCATCTGACTGTATATGTTCGGGGTATGTTGGATACTTCGAACATAGAAGCGAAATGGAGAAATATGGTGCTGGTAGGATTGAAAAGAGAGCAACACAAATCTCAGTTGGTTGTGAATTCATGAGAGCTTTAGGGATGGAATCTGAACCTCTGCATCTCATTCCTTCAGCTATTTTGAAAGTTAATTTAACCCCTCAGAAGAATTGCATAGAAGCACAAGGAATTGACCAGTGGTGGAAACCAAACTTACAGTTGAAATCCGAGCAGCAAACATACTAG